From the genome of Thermoflexus hugenholtzii, one region includes:
- a CDS encoding DUF2089 domain-containing protein has translation MNGWLGVCPVCGAGLEVVALQCPACETRIEGRFHLGRLARLTPEQLAFVELFLRSEGKFTRLESLTGLSYPTLRKRLQEILRAMGYEAEEEAPPGPEERRQILEELAAGRISYEEALRRLRGRPGSPEA, from the coding sequence ATGAACGGGTGGCTGGGGGTGTGTCCGGTGTGTGGGGCGGGGCTGGAGGTGGTGGCCCTGCAGTGTCCGGCCTGCGAGACGCGGATTGAGGGCCGGTTCCATCTGGGGCGGCTGGCGCGGCTGACGCCGGAGCAGCTGGCCTTTGTGGAGCTGTTCCTGCGGAGCGAGGGGAAGTTCACCCGCCTGGAGAGCCTGACGGGGCTTTCGTATCCGACGCTGCGCAAGCGGTTGCAGGAGATCCTGCGGGCGATGGGCTATGAGGCGGAGGAGGAAGCGCCCCCCGGCCCGGAGGAGCGGCGACAGATCCTGGAGGAGCTGGCGGCGGGTCGGATTTCCTATGAGGAGGCGTTGCGACGGCTCCGCGGCCGCCCGGGATCTCCGGAGGCGTG